A genomic window from Triticum urartu cultivar G1812 chromosome 7, Tu2.1, whole genome shotgun sequence includes:
- the LOC125519133 gene encoding uncharacterized protein LOC125519133 codes for MPIFGTKPIMLYVQKEHDHSFFVPPCADFCINLLLAKIAAFDHVSEVLRKAKEITRFIYGNVLAYELVGRYIDDGEILSNSCLKSVAEFITLDRLVSVKENLVEMFSSPEWVSSDRSTRMFNPLDWISSGFSTTTSLFRHICGIVKTDGAFWCAAADVLKITKPFIDVLLKLESEDCPMGILYDTMASAKDIMHNLGDKYGDILHWVDEIWYGYLHSPLHAAGHMLNPRVFYKDPSCDDPELSGRIEACTTAIAKGHYDPGRLKAQIEVYKGRSGSFGSDSAIQQIVETPQVVWWSAHGTDTPELQSFATRVLRQTCFGAKRYNISRQVSEEAHETRGADLEELYRGLEYAHHNRHFASAAPLIGGLSGDQCGKPGRKLGSDWFLYPRHRQHIVIGSSNT; via the exons ATGCCTATTTTTGGCACCAAACCAATTATGCTCTATGTGCAAAAGGAACATGACCATTCATTCTTCGTCCCACCGTGTGCTGACTTTTGCATCAACCTTCTGCTTGCGAAAATTGCAGCATTTGATCACGTCAGTGAGGTTCTAAggaaggcaaaggaaataacaaGGTTTATATATGGCAATGTGCTGGCATATGAACTGGTAGGGCGGTATATTGATGACGGTGAGATCCTGAGCAATTCTTGTTTGAAATCTGTTGCAGAGTTCATCACATTAGATAGGTTAGTTTCTGTGAAAGAAAATCTAGTTGAGATGTTTAGCTCACCTGAATGGGTTTCCTCTGATCGGTCTACTAGAATGTTTAACCCACTTGATTGGATTTCCTCTGGTTTCTCTACTACTACAAGTTTGTTCAGGCATATCTGTGGCATAGTAAAGACAGATGGTGCATTTTGGTGTGCTGCTGCTGATGTTTTGAAGATTACAAAACCATTTATTGATGTGTTGCTTAAACTAGAATCTGAGGACTGTCCAATGGGTATCTTGTATGACACCATGGCAAGTGCAAAAGACATAATGCACAATCTTGGAGATAAATATGGTGATATTTTGCATTGGGTTGACGAGATATGGTATGGTTACTTGCATTCCCCACTCCATGCTGCTGGTCATATGCTAAACCCAAGGGTCTTTTACAAAGATCCTTCCTGTGATGATCCTGAGCTCAGCGGTCGTATTGAGGCCTGCACAACCGCAATTGCAAAAGGCCATTATGATCCAGGGAGACTGAAAGCACAAATTGAAGTATATAAAGGAAGATCAGGTTCTTTTGGTTCAGATTCAGCAATTCAGCAAATAGTGGAGACACCACAAG TTGTTTGGTGGTCGGCGCATGGGACAGACACGCCTGAGCTGCAGAGCTTCGCCACTCGGGTCTTACGCCAAACATGCTTTGGCGCTAAAAGATACAACATCAGCAGGCAGGTATCGGAGGAGGCGCATGAGACGAGGGGAGCTGATCTCGAAGAGCTGTACCGTGGGCTGGAGTACGCCCACCACAACAGGCATTTTGCCAGCGCTGCACCACTCATAGGCGGTCTTTCGGGGGATCAGTGTGGTAAACCTGGCAGGAAGCTGGGGAGCGACTGGTTCCTGTATCCGCGGCACCGACAGCATATCGTAATCGGATCATCGAACACATAG